From one Eleginops maclovinus isolate JMC-PN-2008 ecotype Puerto Natales chromosome 7, JC_Emac_rtc_rv5, whole genome shotgun sequence genomic stretch:
- the LOC134867081 gene encoding growth hormone-regulated TBC protein 1-A-like isoform X1: MELKGNASHALSGDNDSERIDPYGFERRQDFEPYKEMMTEYVAVLNRRSMRWDKLLQEKPHVEKNLTVKRYVRKGVPNEHRARIWMAASGAQDRLERNPGYYHALLSMEHDTKLKETIHTDMHRTFPDNILFQSKAEPSLQRALFNVLLAYGHHNKEVGYCQGMNFIAGYLMIITKNEENSFWLMDALLGRMLPDFYSPAMMGLKTDQEVLGELVKAKAPAIGQLMDQFPGIWTLVVSRWFICLYIDVLPIETVLRVWDCLFYEGSKVLFRVALTLIIHHQPEILRARSLTDVCECFKQITCGAFTLDCHTFMQKIFTEPGSLSMGTINKLREKCRQRILEEESGRR; this comes from the exons ATGGAGCTGAAAGGAAATGCTTCTCATGCTCTTTCGGGTGATAATGACAGTGAAAG GATTGACCCCTATGGCTTTGAGAGACGTCAGGATTTTGAACCCTACAAGGAGATGATGACAGAATATGTAGCAGTGCTAAACAGAAGGTCAATGAGATGGGACAAACTGCTTCAGGAGAAACCACATGTGGAGAAAAACCTGACAg TGAAGCGCTACGTGCGTAAAGGTGTGCCTAATGAGCACCGTGCCAGAATCTGGATGGCGGCCAGTGGCGCTCAGGACAGACTGGAGAGAAACCCGGGTTACTACCACGCTCTGCTGAGCATGGAGCACGACACCAAGCTGAAGGAAACCATCCACACAG ACATGCACAGGACCTTCCCAGACAACATCCTCTTCCAGAGCAAAGCAGAACCGAGCCTGCAGAGGGCTCTGTTCAATGTGCTGCTGGCCTACGGACACCACAATAAGGAAGTGGGCTACTGTCAG GGCATGAACTTCATTGCAGGCTACCTCATGATCATCACCAAAAATGAAGAGAACTCCTTCTGGCTCATGGATGCATTGTTGGGAAGAATGCTCCCAG ACTTCTACAGCCCGGCCATGATGGGCCTGAAGACAGACCAGGAGGTTCTCGGGGAGCTAGTGAAGGCCAAAGCTCCTGCAATCGGACAACTCATGGACCAGTTTCCCGGCATTTGGACACTAGTAGTGTCCCGCTGGTTCATCTGCCTCTACATTGACGTACTCCCAATTGAG ACAGTTCTACGGGTCTGGGATTGTCTCTTCTACGAGGGCTCAAAGGTTCTTTTCCGTGTTGCTCTGACTCTCATCATTCACCACCAGCCGGAGATCCTGCGAGCTCGTTCACTCACGGACGTGTGTGAGTGCTTCAAACAAATCACCTGCGGAGCTTTCACCCTGGACTGCCACACCTTCATGCAG AAGATCTTTACAGAACCTGGGAGCCTGTCGATGGGAACCATTAATAAACTCAGAGAGAAATGCAGACAGCGGATACTGGAGGAGGAATCTGGACGCCGGTA
- the LOC134867081 gene encoding growth hormone-regulated TBC protein 1-A-like isoform X2, translated as MELKGNASHALSGDNDSERIDPYGFERRQDFEPYKEMMTEYVAVLNRRSMRWDKLLQEKPHVEKNLTVKRYVRKGVPNEHRARIWMAASGAQDRLERNPGYYHALLSMEHDTKLKETIHTDMHRTFPDNILFQSKAEPSLQRALFNVLLAYGHHNKEVGYCQGMNFIAGYLMIITKNEENSFWLMDALLGRMLPDFYSPAMMGLKTDQEVLGELVKAKAPAIGQLMDQFPGIWTLVVSRWFICLYIDVLPIETVLRVWDCLFYEGSKVLFRVALTLIIHHQPEILRARSLTDVCECFKQITCGAFTLDCHTFMQIFTEPGSLSMGTINKLREKCRQRILEEESGRR; from the exons ATGGAGCTGAAAGGAAATGCTTCTCATGCTCTTTCGGGTGATAATGACAGTGAAAG GATTGACCCCTATGGCTTTGAGAGACGTCAGGATTTTGAACCCTACAAGGAGATGATGACAGAATATGTAGCAGTGCTAAACAGAAGGTCAATGAGATGGGACAAACTGCTTCAGGAGAAACCACATGTGGAGAAAAACCTGACAg TGAAGCGCTACGTGCGTAAAGGTGTGCCTAATGAGCACCGTGCCAGAATCTGGATGGCGGCCAGTGGCGCTCAGGACAGACTGGAGAGAAACCCGGGTTACTACCACGCTCTGCTGAGCATGGAGCACGACACCAAGCTGAAGGAAACCATCCACACAG ACATGCACAGGACCTTCCCAGACAACATCCTCTTCCAGAGCAAAGCAGAACCGAGCCTGCAGAGGGCTCTGTTCAATGTGCTGCTGGCCTACGGACACCACAATAAGGAAGTGGGCTACTGTCAG GGCATGAACTTCATTGCAGGCTACCTCATGATCATCACCAAAAATGAAGAGAACTCCTTCTGGCTCATGGATGCATTGTTGGGAAGAATGCTCCCAG ACTTCTACAGCCCGGCCATGATGGGCCTGAAGACAGACCAGGAGGTTCTCGGGGAGCTAGTGAAGGCCAAAGCTCCTGCAATCGGACAACTCATGGACCAGTTTCCCGGCATTTGGACACTAGTAGTGTCCCGCTGGTTCATCTGCCTCTACATTGACGTACTCCCAATTGAG ACAGTTCTACGGGTCTGGGATTGTCTCTTCTACGAGGGCTCAAAGGTTCTTTTCCGTGTTGCTCTGACTCTCATCATTCACCACCAGCCGGAGATCCTGCGAGCTCGTTCACTCACGGACGTGTGTGAGTGCTTCAAACAAATCACCTGCGGAGCTTTCACCCTGGACTGCCACACCTTCATGCAG ATCTTTACAGAACCTGGGAGCCTGTCGATGGGAACCATTAATAAACTCAGAGAGAAATGCAGACAGCGGATACTGGAGGAGGAATCTGGACGCCGGTA